CAGCGGTGTTGTTGAAATGGCTAAAAAAATAGTAAATCAGGGTGCTTTAGTTGTCGGAATCGATATTCAGCATTATTTTAAAGAGATTAAAAAAGAAAAATCAAAATGTTATTATCCTGCGGGTGATTTTGAAGAGCTGAGTATGATTTTGCAAAAAAAGGTACAAATGAAACAGTACTTAAAACCTATATTAGTTGGATATTCCTCAGGTGCAACTTTGGTTTATGGTATGCTGGCACAAGCTCCAGCCAATACATTTAGCGGTGCCCTTGCACTGGGATTTTGTCCGGATATAGAAACAGACAGAACATTATGTGACGGTTCCGGACTAACTTCTCATGTTTTAAAGGAAGCAAAAGCCTATTATCTGGATAAAACAGAAAAGTTAACAGCTCCCTTTATTGTGCTTCAGGGAACTACTGATCAGGTTTGTAATTATGCCGATACTAAGAAATATATGGATGGACTGAAGCAGGGTAAATTAATTTCGCTTTCTAAAGTTGGTCATGGTTTTTCGGTTACCAAAAATTGGTTACCGCAGTTTATTGGGGCTTATAAAGAGATTTTAAACCTGTCTTATACCAAACAAAAATCAGAACAGAATTTTTTAGAAAAAGAACAACATCTTACTCCTTTGCCTTTTGAAATGCCTTTAACTATAATTCCGGCAAAAGGTAAGAACGAAGATTTACCTATTGCTTTTGTGATTTCAGGCGATGGCGGATGGACAAGTTTTGATCAGTTAGTTGGTGAAGCTTTGGCAAAGAAAGGAATTGCTGTAGTAGGATTAGATGCCCAAAAATATTTTTGGAATGCTAAAACTCCGCTTGAAACTTCAAATTCCATATCGAAAGCTGTTGAGCATTATTTACAGCAATGGAATAAAAAAACATTTATTATTGCCGGGTATTCATTTGGAGCCTCCATAGTGCCATTTGTAGCAGCAAATTTCACAGAGCCTTTAAAAGAAAAGTTAAAAGGGGTCTACTCTTTATCGCCAGATATAAAAGCAGATTTTGAAATTCATATTGCCGATATGCTGAGTATGGGAAGTTCGAATGACAATTATAATGTGATTGCTGAAATGAAGAAAATAAAACTGTACAATCCGGTTTGTTATTTTGGAAATGAAGAAGATCCTGAAACCCGTAAACGATTTTCAGAATCTGAAATTAAAGTTATTGAGTTACCAGGTTCACATCATTACAACAACGACTATAATAAAATTGCTGAAAATATTTTAAAAGAAATTAGGTGATTGTTTAAAATATAAATAGGCTTTGAACTAGTATATTGATTAATTTTAATGAAAAATTCTCCAAAACTTTTTTAAACCAGATAATATTAATTTATATTGAAAGCTAAGATTTTTTTAACACAGTATGATATTGCTGAACTTGAGGCAAACATTTACAATTGATTTCAACTATTTGAAATCTATAATTTCAAATAATAAATCGTATCGGTCGCCTAATTTTTTCTTTAACCGCTGTTTGCTTTTTTTGATTGCATCAACTGTAACACCTAATAAACTCGATATTTCGTAATTATTATAATCTAATTTTTGGAGCATTATTATTTTGAGATTAGATTCTTTTAATTCCGGGAAATTCTCCATTACGTTATTGTAAAAACTGTTATGCTGTTTTATAAACTCTCTTTTAAAGGTATTCCAGTTTTCATCTGTCATTAAATGAGAGTTTAATATTTCTTTTAGTTTTATTTTATCTTCTTCTAAATGTGTCGAAGAGAAGCTTTTAATCTCTTTAATCTCATTCTGTAAAATGGATATTTGTTTGTTTTTATTGCTAATATGTTCATTATAAGTGTCTATTTCCGAGCTGGCAACATTGAGTTTTTGTTCAAAAAACAATCGGTCGTTTTCGAGTTTTATTCTTTTTGTTTCTAATTTTTTATTTAAAGAATGATATGCGACCAGGCTCAATAAAATGGTTAAGCTCAAAATGATAATAAAAAGACGTTCTGTTCTTTGTCCTTTTTCTAATTCTAATCGAATTTTCTTAGCATCATTTTCATATTTCTTTTTCTGAATAAGCCAATATGATTTCTGTAATACGGTTTTACCGTTTGTTTTTAGCAGAAATTCCTCAAGTACTTTAAGCTGTCTTCTTAGAAGCAATTCTTTTCCGGGGTTTTTACCGTTTAAAATATTCAGTTTTAATTCAATTATTTCTTTTAATGAACTCCTGTAGTATGATTTTGAACTTGCAATTTTTCCAGCTTTTTCCAGAATTTTTCCAGCTTCTGTTGCAATATTTAGTTTTAAAAGAATTTTGGCTAATAAGATAGAAGCATACATTTCATTCTTATCAATTTTAAACTTTTGCGAATAAAAAACATCCTTTTTTAAAAGATTTACAGCATCTTTTAGATTACCTTTTTTTTCATAAACAAGTGCTTTGTCGCCTAAGATTTTTGCGTATCGGATACTATCGTTCACTTTTAATGCTATGGCTTCCGATCTGCTAAAGTAAAGCATTGCATTTGCTAAATCATTATTCCTAAAATAACAATTTCCAATGGCATTTAAAACCCCAGCAGATTCTGATGATGGTTTTTTCATGTATTGCATCGATTTTTTATAATAACCAATGGCAGAATTATCTTCGACAGTAGACATTATCCAGCCAAAGAATTTGAAAGTTTCTTCAGGCTGAATTATTTTTGATGGATCAATCTGACTTGTTTCTTCCATTGTTTTAAGTACAATCGGAATCAGTTTATCAATTTGGCAATAGAAATATAAGTATTTTGAATAATTCAATTTTGTCCAAATAATAAGACTTGGATCTTTTAGCTTTTTAGATTCTTCAATTGATTTTAAGTAATAATATTCACTTCGTTTATTTATTTTGTCAAAGAAAACAGAATAACCGTTTGCAAGCAATGCGTGATATAAAACAGATGATGTTTTGCCCGAAGATTTTTCTAAATAAGCCAACCGTTTTTTGAGTTCAACAGTATCTTTTTTAGGCTTATTTTCTTTGATAATTATCGATTCAATAGTACTGATTAAATCTGTAGAAGAATATTGGGATAGCTCTCGCGCATGTGAATTTTGAGAGAGAAAAAGGGCGAATAACACAAAAAAGAGTCTGTTTTTTTTTATACAGAAAATCATTTTGAAATAGGGCTTGTTAGAAGTGGCTAAACTATAAAAATAAATGTCTTTTTAAATAAAAAAGTAGCGCAACAGCATTTTTTTTTTAAAACTATTGGTTTGAAAATCTTAATTATAAAATTTTTCTTATACTCTTTAAATTTCATTTCAGAATAAACAGAAAAAGATATTTGATATTAGGTAAATTCTTTGAAAGATATTTCCAATGCAATGAAGTTGAAAGCAATTCCTTTGTAATATGTTCCAATGAAACAAAAAAAAATCACTTTTACTGCAATTTCTAAAACCTTACAAAAAGTATTTTTTTTTAAGTATTTGTAATTTAATATTTTGTGCTTTTTAGGAACGTAATTTGTCCCCTTTTTGTCTCTGCCTATTATTTAAATAGTCATTTTTTTTGAAATAATTTTGGGCTTTATTTATGAGATGTGACACATCTTAATTTATGTCGAATTTTTAATTTTTAAATAATATCTATGAAAACAAAATTATTTTTAATGTTTTGCCTTTTTTTGGCAGCAATTTCTAATTACGCCCAAAGTTCAGCCACTCAGTCAGGAATAGCAGTACAGGGAATTGCCAGAGATGCAAACAATACAGCTTTAACAAATCAGACCATCGATCTTACTTTTACACTGTATTATCTGGATGCTTCAAGTATCGAACAGACTATTTATAAAGTTACAAGAAAAGTCACAACCGATGCGTTTGGAGTATTTTCGGATGTAATAGATCCAACGGCAGTTAACAACAACTTATTTGCTAACAATGCTGCTTATCTTAGAATTGAAAAAGGTTCAGAGTTGATTTCTGATGAAAAACTGCGTCATGTGCCATATGCAATAGCTGCCAATAACGGTGTTCCAACCGGTTCTATTATGCCTTTCATCGGGACTGTTGCTCCAGAAGGATGGGTACTTTGCAACGGAGCAGCCCTTCCCACTACTGCTAAAGCTTTGATTGCTATGGTTGGGAATAATGCACCAAACCTGCAAGGTATGTTTTTAAGAGGTACAGGAATAAATCCAGTAAATAATGAGGCTGGACCGGCTTTAAAAGCAACACAGAATGAAGAGTTGAAGAGTCACTTACATGGAAAAGGTACATTAACTACCGGAACAGCTGGTAACCACAACCATGCTAATGGAAGCAGTAATATGCTTATGAATTATACCGGAAGCAACACATCTGACGGATTAGATAATACGGGTAATGAAGTTGATTTAATGAGCATGAAAGCTATGCTTGATGCAGGTAATCATACTCATACAATTTCTGGAGAAACGGCTGCTTCAGGCGGAAACGAGACTCGTCCTGTTAACTATGGTGTAAATTATATCATCAAATTATAAAGCTGCAATTATGAAGAAAATAATTGCAATTCTCGGAATATTTGTTCTGGGATCGGGACTCTATGCTCAAAATAACACTGGAGGAGCGAGAATAATACCCGTTTCGCAGGCAATTCAAAAAAATGGTTTCAGCATACAGGTTGGACTTCCATTTTTAGGTCAAAACAAAACAGGTCCAAGACTTACAAATCCTGCTGATATTCGTTTTCCATGGAATACACTTTACTTATATAAAACTTTTGCAGAAGAGTCTTTTGGAGTTTCAAAGGGTTTTTATGGCGATAAGGTTTTAATTACATGGGATTTAAGAGCCAATGAAAACCTTGTAAAAAGTATCAAAATCTACAGGAGGGTTTATTCAGAGGCGGGCAATCTTCCGTATAATTTAGTAGTCACTCTTTCTTCTACAGAAACTACTTACGAAGATAAATATGTAGAAGGAGGTGTTTTGTACGAATATAAAGTAGAGGCGCAGGGAATTAGTTCAACGCCGGAACTATATAGTACTTATATAACCGGTGTAGGATATCGAAATCCGACAGCTGTGGTAACAGGTAGTATAAGTTATAAGGGCGGAAATCCTGTAAAAGATGTTGTGGTTACAGCAACTCCTAGCGGCAGTGATGTTGCTAAGGGAAGTGCTTTAAATATTCCGGCTTCAGGTTTTGTAGATATTAAAGATTTAA
The Flavobacterium flavigenum genome window above contains:
- a CDS encoding AcvB/VirJ family lysyl-phosphatidylglycerol hydrolase; this translates as MNKIIALILLIAVFSTSTFASESDTIKVGAFGKVTIYRPKVTPNAVVLFVSGDGGWNSGVVEMAKKIVNQGALVVGIDIQHYFKEIKKEKSKCYYPAGDFEELSMILQKKVQMKQYLKPILVGYSSGATLVYGMLAQAPANTFSGALALGFCPDIETDRTLCDGSGLTSHVLKEAKAYYLDKTEKLTAPFIVLQGTTDQVCNYADTKKYMDGLKQGKLISLSKVGHGFSVTKNWLPQFIGAYKEILNLSYTKQKSEQNFLEKEQHLTPLPFEMPLTIIPAKGKNEDLPIAFVISGDGGWTSFDQLVGEALAKKGIAVVGLDAQKYFWNAKTPLETSNSISKAVEHYLQQWNKKTFIIAGYSFGASIVPFVAANFTEPLKEKLKGVYSLSPDIKADFEIHIADMLSMGSSNDNYNVIAEMKKIKLYNPVCYFGNEEDPETRKRFSESEIKVIELPGSHHYNNDYNKIAENILKEIR
- a CDS encoding tail fiber protein, with amino-acid sequence MKTKLFLMFCLFLAAISNYAQSSATQSGIAVQGIARDANNTALTNQTIDLTFTLYYLDASSIEQTIYKVTRKVTTDAFGVFSDVIDPTAVNNNLFANNAAYLRIEKGSELISDEKLRHVPYAIAANNGVPTGSIMPFIGTVAPEGWVLCNGAALPTTAKALIAMVGNNAPNLQGMFLRGTGINPVNNEAGPALKATQNEELKSHLHGKGTLTTGTAGNHNHANGSSNMLMNYTGSNTSDGLDNTGNEVDLMSMKAMLDAGNHTHTISGETAASGGNETRPVNYGVNYIIKL